Part of the Desulfatiglans anilini DSM 4660 genome is shown below.
TGTCTCCGTTGCCGATGACCGGGATGTGAAGGCGGGCCTTGACTTCTCCGATGACATCCCAATCCGCATTCCCGCAAAAGCCTTGCGAAACCGATCGACCGTGCACCGTCACGGCGTCGACGCCGCATCCCTCGGCGATGCGGGCAAGGTCGAGCACCTCACGGGAGCGGTGCGACCAACCTGTACGCATCTTCACCGTGAGCGGCACCGGGCAGCACCGCCGAACACGCGCAAGAATCCGTTCGAAGAGCGCAGGTTCCTTCAACAGCGCTCCCCCCGCTCCGGTTTTGACGACCTTCCGGACCGGGCAGCCGGCGTTGATATCCAGGACGGCCGCTCCTGACCCGACCGCGATCCGGGCGGCTTCTTCCATAACGGCAGGGTCGGCCCCGAAGATCTGAACGGCCAAAGGAGCTTCTTCATCGAGGGTTCTCATGTAGGAGAAGGTCTTTTTCTGCCCCTGGATCAGCCCATGGGCGCTTACCATCTCTGAAGTCACCATCGCCGCGCCGTGGCGCCGGGCGAGGATACGGAAGGCGAGGTCGCTGATGCCGGCGAGGGGGGCCATGACAACGCAAGACTCAAGCAAAAGGGACCCGAGTCGGAACCCTTTCACGATGCCTGTCCGCTGCAGTCCCTGTGCCTGCTGCAAATGGGTTTGTAGCACTGGCGTCATATTCGTTTAACCAAGATGTCCTTCAGGCGCAGGCCTCTGGCCGGGTGAGGAGTTCCCGCAGGAAACGCACCCAATTTCCGCCCATGATCTGTTCAACCTCCGTGGCAGTGTAGCCATGGGAGGCCATTATCCGGGCCAGGCGCTCCAAGTGCCCGATATGTTCCATTCCTTGACAGAAATTGTCGAAACCAAAAAAATCGGATCCCAGGGCGACTCCGTCGGGCCCGAAGGTCTGCACCAGCAGGTCCACATGCCTGAAGATGTCTTCCAATCCACAGGGTCGTGAAGCGGTGAGCATTTCCGGGTTGAAGGTCACGCCGACCACACCGCCCCGGATCATGATCTCCCGGGCCTGGTCCAGGTCGAGATTTCTTCTGAGAGGGCAGAGGTCCCTGATGCCGGTATGGGAGTCGACCAACGGTCCATCGAAAGACCCGACGAGCTCCCAGAAGCAACGCGGATGCAAATGCGCGACATCTACGGCGAGGCCCAGGCGTTTGATCTCGTCGAGAACCCCGTGTCCGACACCCGTCAACCCCGAAGCGGTTTCGATGCCGTTTCCCTGGGCCAGGCGGTTCGATCCGGCATGCGTCAATCCGACCAGAAGCACGCCATTGTACCGGAGACGAGTCAGGCGGGCCGGATCATCGGCAAGGGCGTCCGCGTTTTCCAGAATAAGAAACGTTCCCAGCACGCCTTCGGCCGTTTGCAGGGCCTCGAGATCTTTGCGGGCTTTGAGGATGCTTAATCCCTGCAGCCTTTCGAGCGTCAAGGCGAGGAGATGGTCCAGATGCACCCCGGCTGAGCCTGGGCCGTTGAATGCATCCTCGCAATAAAGCGCGGTGCCGAAGAGGCGGACACCCCCTTCGGCGGCCCGCTGGACTGTGAAAGGGCCTTCGGAGAGACAGGCGAACGGAAGGCCGCAGCCTTCCCGCATCATGTAATAGGGCCAGTCAGTGTGGCCGTCGACCCGGAGGCCTTTTTGAATCAAGAATCAGACCCTCCCTGCGCCGTCCCGAGGTGACGGATATGACCAGTCGTCTTAAATGAAGAAAATTCTTCGTTTCGGGATGGGTGACCGGTCCGGCAGAGGACAGGTATTCCGTAAGGAAACGAAGGAAAGGTTGATGATCCGTCCACGGCGGTGATTTCAATAGTCGACACTCGGAAAAAGCCTCCGGTCCGTGTGCGGCAGAAAGAGAGAGGCAATGTACTCGTCCATGAACGGCTGATAGTTCGAAAGCTCGATATTGGTCATGGACCGGGAGATGGTCATGGATTTTTCCATCGCGGCTTCGGACAACAAACACATCCGGGCGCCGGTCAGGGAGCTGTTTCCGATGAACTGGATCTTCTCCCGGTCGATATCCGGCAGGAGACCGATCGCGACCGCCTTGGGGATGTTCAAGAAGCTCCCGAACCCCCCTGCGACGTAGAGGCTCTCGAGCTGGTCGAAGGGCATCCCGATATAGTCCATGAGCGCCTTGATCGCGGCGAAGACCGCGCCTTTCGATTTCATCAGATTGTCGATGTCCGATTCGGTGATCACGAGGATGTCCCCGGTCTCGGTTTCATCCCGCTCGGCGATGGTGTACTGCGGGATGTCGTCGACGAATGTCAGCCGTGGGTCGGACAGCTTCCGATGAAACTTCCCATCCGGGGTGATAATCCGGTTCTTCACCAGCTCGTAGATGATGTCGATCAACCCCGAGCCGCAGATTCCGCGGGGGGCGAAGTTTCCGATCGTTTGATATTGAACCGCGCCATTTAGTATCTGGACCTTTTCGATGGCGCCTTTGGTGGCGCGCATGCCGCAACGGGTGCCGCCCCCCTCGAAGGCGGGGCCGGCCGATGCCGAGCAGCAAACCAGCCAATCTTTGTTCCCGATGGCGATCTCTCCGTTGGTTCCGATGTCGATCAAACCGCGGACCGCCTCGCTCTCCGCTATGCCGGAGGCCAGCACACCTGCGACGATATCCCCGCCGACGTAGGAAGCCACACTCGGAATGGTCTCGAGGATGGCGTTTTCATGGGTGTTGAGGCCGACCTCCCGGGCCGAGATCTGAGGATAGATATAGGCCGTGGGGACGTAGGGTTCCAGCCGGATGGAGCAGGGGCTCAGTCCGAGCAGAAAGTGGCTCATTGTCGTGTTTCCAGCGGCGACGATGGCCCGGATGGCTTCGGGCGCGATCCCGTTGCGGCTGGTCAGGTTGCGGATCAACTGGTTGATATTGCGGATGACGGCGGCGTGCAGGGGATCCAGCCCGCCTTTTCCGCAGGCGAAGATCATGCGCGAGATCACGTCCTCGCCGTAGGATGCCTGCATGTTGTGGGTGCCGTCCACATCGAGGACCTGCTGCTTGCCGAGATCGAGCAACTGTGCGACCACAGTGGTGGTGCCGACATCCACCGCCAGGCCGTAGCAGGGCTCCATGCTGGTATCTCCGTGCTCGATGTCGATGATGCGGTAGCGTTCGATCTCCCGCGCCAGGCTCACGGTCACCTTCCAGTCATTCTGACGCAGTTTTTCAGACAATTTTCGGAGACACGGAAGCGTGATTTCGTATTGATGCCAGCCGAGGATCTTGCGTATCCCGCGGAAAAGCCGTTCGACATCGGCCATGTTGTCTTCCAGGGTGGGCTCCGGAAGCTCCACGTAGACCTTGCGGACCAACGGCCCCGAAGGCTGCTCTTCGGATGCCGCAGCGCCCGTGGCAGAAGACCGGTCGCTTTCTCCGGTCATGATCTGCGCACCCTCGATCCGGGATTCGGGAGGGATCAGCACGTCGAGGTCATCGTGCACTTTCGTCTGACAGGCGAGGGTGTACCCCTTGGCGAGTTCTTCCTCTGAAAAAAAGGCCCTGCTTTGATCATCCCTATCGATCTTGCCGCCGGTGATCTGGACGCGGCATTGCCCGCAGACCCCCTCACCGCCGCACAGATTGTTGATAAAGACCCCGGCGTCCTGCGCCGCTTTCGCGATCAGCGTACCTTCTTCCACCTTGATGGAGATATTGTCGGGCTGAAATGTTATGGTAAAGTCAGTCATGATCTATGACCCCCTTATGTTGTCGGTATGACCCGGATGCATGATGGCAGGCTTTGGGAAATTCATCTCCCCATATGGGTCAAAATAAGATATAGTTATGCGGTATACAGCATTTACCTGGTATTAGAAAGGGGTTTTTGCTGCAACGGTTCCAAGGTGATCCTGTGCGTCGATCCTCCGTCGAGAACCACTCCCCTGGAGAAAAACTGCAGCTGAGGCAGGTGCTTCTGGATGGACACCCATCTCGAGCGATATTATGCCAGTAAACGGTTCAGTGAAGCAACCCGCATCCGCAAGATAAGCCGGCCCTGGGCTTGAAGCCGTTGATTCCGGACGTTTCGTACCCGGGTAGGACTCGTATCGTAAACCCCAAATCGTTTCCAAGGAGGAGATGGGATGGTGTCGGACGCATTGGGAAGGGCTCTGAGGTACCGTTGGTTGATCTTCTGGATTCTGGCATTCGGCTATGTACTGGTCTATTTTCATCGGCTCTGCCCGGCTGTCGTGGCAGTGGACATGATGCGCGACCTGAATGCCGGCGGAGCCCTGACAGGACTTCTGGGCGCCGCCTATTTCTATCCCTATGCACTGATGCAGCTGCCTGCGGGGCTCCTTTCCGATTCATGGGGACCGCGAAACACGATTACGCTTTTTTTCCTGGTCGCCATCGCAGGCTCGTTCATCCTGGGTTTCGCTCCCTCTGTCTTTCTTGCGATTATAGGGCGCACACTGGTCGGGCTCGGCATAGCCATGCTGTTCGTCCCGACCATGAAAGTGCTGGCCGAATGGTTCGAGACGAAGGAATTCGCCACAATGACCGGGATCCTGATGGCGATGGGAGGGTTGGGCTCCCTGATCGCGGCCGCCCCTCTGGCCTGGGTCAGCAACCTCATCGGTTGGCGGATGTCCTTTGTGGCCGTCGGTGTCCTGACTCTCATTTTGGCGGTTCTGGTCTGGTTCTTCGTCCGCGACAAGCCGCAGGACATGGGCTTCGAGCCTCCGATGGGGGCCCCGAAAGTGAAACCGGAGGCGATCGGTCTGATGCAGGGGGTCGCGAAGGTCGTCAAGGAACCCTTTTTCTGGCCGGTGGCGGTCTGGTTCTTTTTCGATTGCGCGGTCTTTTTTTCCTTCGGCGGGCTCTGGGGCGGGCCGTACCTCATTCAGGTCTATGGGATGAGCAAGGGAGAGGCCGGCCGCATCCTCTCGATGCTCGCCATCGGCATGATCTTGGGCAGTCCACTGTTGAGCTACGCATCCAATCGGGTCTTCAAGGGCCGCAAGCCGGTGCTCATCCTGTCGAGCACCATCCTGGTGGCACTGACCGCCGTGCTCGCCTTCGCCACCGCCTCGATCCCGACTGTCGGCCTTTATGCCGTCTGCCTCGGGCTCGGCGTTTTTTCGAGCGCCGTCGTGGTGATCGGTTTCATCACGACAAAAGAGCTTTTTCCTGTCCAGATGGCCGGAACGGCTACAGGCCTGGTGAATCTGTTTCCCTTTGCCGGCGGAGCGGTGTTTCAGCCGCTCCTTGGATACGTCCTCGAAAAAGGGGGCCAGGGGGTAGGAGGGGCTTTCACCCTTGCCGCCTACCGTCAGGCATTCCTGGTGCTTTTTGTCTGCGGCGTGATCGCCTTTTTGGCAAGCCTGTTCACCAGGGAAACCTTGGCGCGGCAGTGATCCGGCAAAAAAGCGCTGCGCCCACGAGCGACCGCCTCCTGCGCGCGGGTTTAGAGGATCTGGACGATATCGAGGTTCGGGGGGAGTTCGGAACGGACCTTGTCGACGGCCTCCCGAGCCCCCAGGACCTTGATGTAAGCCGAGTCCCGAAGAGCCTCCAGGATGTCACCGAATTCCCGGAAGTGCCGCTGCTCGGTCCCCAGGATTTCCTCCCGCATCTGTTGACGCGACGCGTCGGTATCTCCGGTCAGAGTCCGGAGCAGAGATACGAATCCCTTCGCGTCGGGGAGCAGATGGCTGTCCAGCTCCCCGATGGTCCCGATGATCGCCTTCTCGCGTTCGTCATCGGCAAGCGCTCTGTTTTTCAGGAAATCGGCACTTGCGTCGAAGGCCTTCAGCGTCGGGACGATATTCGGGTCCCTGTAGGACACAAAGGTCAGCGCGCCTGAAAAGCGCTCGAGGCTGCAAAACGCCCCATACGCACCCCCGAGGACCCTCACCTGGTTCCAGAGCCAGGCATTGCGCAGGTAGCGGGCGATGACCAGCGCGGAGCCGTGGAAGCGGTAGCCTGTTTGGAACAGATCCGTGCCCTTGCCGACGTAGTTGACCTGAGAGGGCACGGTCATTCCTTCAGCCGACGGAAGGCGTTCCCAGTTCCATGGGGCTTCCTCCACCGCCCTGTCGGGGATGTCCGCCGTCAATGCTCCGAGAGAGGCCTTCGCCTGCTCCAGCAACCCTTCCTCGGCCGTCAGATTGAGCTGAAGCAGCCGGCGGCTGATCAGCGTCTGCCGGATTCTTTCCAGTTGTACGAGGACCTTCGGCCAGTCAGTCTGGACATCGCGCGCCAGGGCACGCAGAAACAGGATATATCCGATGCCGCCCATGCTTTCAGCCGCTCGATGAGCCTCGCTGAAATGGGCCTTGAGGCGCAGGGCGACCGCCTGGTGGCCTGCGGGGATCAGGTGATGCTCGGCCCGGGCCTTTTCCTCTAAGGTCATCTGACGGAACCGTTCCTGGTTTTCGAGCGCCGGTTCCAACAGGATGTCTTTGAGGATGGCGACGAGTTCCGGGATCTGGTGCGGAAGGGCCTTGGCGCGCAGAAAGAGGCGGGCTGCAGCCTCCCGGCGGTCTTTCTTCGCGGAGAGGAAGCGCTCCGGCCGGATGCCCCCGGTCCGTGCGCTGATCCGGCGTGAGAGGGCGGCGAAGTCTTCCTTGCTGGTTCCCATTTCAAGCAGCGCACGGCTGAAAAGCGGGACCAAAGGAAGCGAATCGGGCGGTAGCGCGTGAAGGTCGAAACCGAGATCGAGGTAAATGATGCCGTTCGTAGGCAGTTCGTGGCAGAGCAACGGGACGCCGTCGAGGTCCTGGGATGTGGCGGGGATGAGCTTGTTCTGCGTATCGAGGTCCTGGAGGCGCAGCCGGGGAATGGCGGCCAGATGCTCTGGAGGGTCCGGCCGGGTCTGCTCGGTCTTGAGGCTCTTCGATTGGTCGGCCAGTTCCTGAAGTTGGCGTTGATCCAGTCCTTGCTGAAACCGTTCGAGCTCGGCTGCTTCGGCTTTTTCCCTTCGCTCTCCCAGCTCCGGGTCGGGTTTGAGGGTCAAGGTCACCCGGTGCGGATTGTCGATAAAATGCTCGGTGAGCAGGTCCTCGAAATAACCCTTTTCTCCCTTGGCCAGCGATTTGACGGTCTCCAAAGGCTCCTCGAAGGCCAGAAGCGAGAAGGGATCCCCGTCATACAGCCAGGTGGTCAGGGACCGCAGCATGAGCAGCAGGCCGCGGGGATAGTGGCCGCTGTTGTTTTCACGGAGACGGAATTCGATCGTATTGAGGGCCGCTTCCGTCATCGACGGGTCGATCCCTCCTCGGGCCAAACTCTTCAATGTGTCCAGCACCAGGGCTTCCAGACGGCTGGTGTGATCCGGGTCGATTCCCTTCAGGCCTGTCGCGAAATAGATCTGGCGGAGTTCGGTTCCAAGGCCCTCCCCCGCAAGGTCTTCGCCGAGAGACGATTCGATCAAAGCCCTTCGCAGCGGGGACCCGGGCATCCCGAGCAAAATGTACTCGAGGATGTGCAGGGCGAAGTTAAGCTCTTTTTGGGTGGTTTCACCGAGAAGCCAATTGATCGTTACCATGCCTTTGGAGGCGGAGTCCGGCTCCTTTCCCGCCACGATCGGGCGGACGACCTGCCTCGGCCCTGAAAAGGGCTGTTGCAGCGGGATGGCCGACTCGACCGGAAGACGGTCGAAGTCTTCCAGGTACCCTTGCAGCACGGGCATCATCTCTTCGGGGGCCATGTCTCCGTAAACGAAGATGCGGGCGTTGGAAGGATGGTAATAACGGTGGTGAAAGGCCAGAAAATGCTCGTAGGTCAGGCGGGGAATCACCCGCGGGTCCCCGCCGGCATCGAAGGCGTAAGGGTTGCCGGGGAAGAGTTCCTGCAGGGTGTAGGTTCCCAGCAGATTGTCCGGAGAGCTGTAGGCGCCCTTCATCTCGTTGAAGACAACACCCTTGAACTGCAGGGGTGCACCCGGTTCCTCGAGCTCGAAATGCCAACCTTCCTGCTTGAGAGTCGTTTCGGTGAGCCTCGGATGGAGTACGGCATCGAGGTAGACATCGATCAAGTTGAGAAAATCCTGCCGATTCTGGCTGGCAACGGGGTAGCAGGTCCTGTCGGGATAGGTGAAGGCGTTTAGAAAGGTCTGCAGGGAACCCTTCAGGAGTTCCACGAATGGCTCTTTCAGCGGATACTTCCGAGAGCCGCAGAGGACCGAATGCTCCAGGATGTGGGGCAGGCCTGTGCTGTCGGCAGGGGGGGTGCGGAAGGTGATGCCGAAGACCTTGTTCTCGTCCTCGTTCAGGAGGTAGAGAAGCTTGGCTCCGGTCCGGGTATGTTCATACATCCGCCCATGGGTTTTAATCTCGTGGATATCACGTTCATGGATGAGTTCGAAGCCGTATTCAGGGGACATGAGAACCTCCGGAAATGATGTCGGCGCCCGTCGAAGGCCGATGCGCGCCCACATACAGAATGCTCGGACCGGAGGTCCCGCGTCAAGAGAAACATCCTGCGCATCGACCTGGATACAACTTTTGCTTGAACGGACAAAAGATACCTCCTATGATACCGGCTTCACCAGTTTGAGCGGTGTCCATCCGGAGACGGGCGTTGGGCGCCTTGGCGTTTTGAGACCTGAGCGGCCGGTTTCGGCTTTCGCTCCCTCCAGTCTCGGGTCGCTTCCCTGTGGGATTGGTGCGGCTCGGCGCCACGGCCGGGGCGGCCCCGTGCAAGCAGGCGGCGGTTCGGCCGAAGCGCAAGGATAGGGTTTGTCCGTTCGGCGTCTGGGTGAGTGAAGAGTCTTATTTCCGGGACGGAGACCAGGGGAGGTTGACGGGTATGGCGGCCAAA
Proteins encoded:
- a CDS encoding dipeptidase — encoded protein: MIQKGLRVDGHTDWPYYMMREGCGLPFACLSEGPFTVQRAAEGGVRLFGTALYCEDAFNGPGSAGVHLDHLLALTLERLQGLSILKARKDLEALQTAEGVLGTFLILENADALADDPARLTRLRYNGVLLVGLTHAGSNRLAQGNGIETASGLTGVGHGVLDEIKRLGLAVDVAHLHPRCFWELVGSFDGPLVDSHTGIRDLCPLRRNLDLDQAREIMIRGGVVGVTFNPEMLTASRPCGLEDIFRHVDLLVQTFGPDGVALGSDFFGFDNFCQGMEHIGHLERLARIMASHGYTATEVEQIMGGNWVRFLRELLTRPEACA
- a CDS encoding ASKHA domain-containing protein, encoding MTDFTITFQPDNISIKVEEGTLIAKAAQDAGVFINNLCGGEGVCGQCRVQITGGKIDRDDQSRAFFSEEELAKGYTLACQTKVHDDLDVLIPPESRIEGAQIMTGESDRSSATGAAASEEQPSGPLVRKVYVELPEPTLEDNMADVERLFRGIRKILGWHQYEITLPCLRKLSEKLRQNDWKVTVSLAREIERYRIIDIEHGDTSMEPCYGLAVDVGTTTVVAQLLDLGKQQVLDVDGTHNMQASYGEDVISRMIFACGKGGLDPLHAAVIRNINQLIRNLTSRNGIAPEAIRAIVAAGNTTMSHFLLGLSPCSIRLEPYVPTAYIYPQISAREVGLNTHENAILETIPSVASYVGGDIVAGVLASGIAESEAVRGLIDIGTNGEIAIGNKDWLVCCSASAGPAFEGGGTRCGMRATKGAIEKVQILNGAVQYQTIGNFAPRGICGSGLIDIIYELVKNRIITPDGKFHRKLSDPRLTFVDDIPQYTIAERDETETGDILVITESDIDNLMKSKGAVFAAIKALMDYIGMPFDQLESLYVAGGFGSFLNIPKAVAIGLLPDIDREKIQFIGNSSLTGARMCLLSEAAMEKSMTISRSMTNIELSNYQPFMDEYIASLFLPHTDRRLFPSVDY
- a CDS encoding MFS transporter; translation: MVSDALGRALRYRWLIFWILAFGYVLVYFHRLCPAVVAVDMMRDLNAGGALTGLLGAAYFYPYALMQLPAGLLSDSWGPRNTITLFFLVAIAGSFILGFAPSVFLAIIGRTLVGLGIAMLFVPTMKVLAEWFETKEFATMTGILMAMGGLGSLIAAAPLAWVSNLIGWRMSFVAVGVLTLILAVLVWFFVRDKPQDMGFEPPMGAPKVKPEAIGLMQGVAKVVKEPFFWPVAVWFFFDCAVFFSFGGLWGGPYLIQVYGMSKGEAGRILSMLAIGMILGSPLLSYASNRVFKGRKPVLILSSTILVALTAVLAFATASIPTVGLYAVCLGLGVFSSAVVVIGFITTKELFPVQMAGTATGLVNLFPFAGGAVFQPLLGYVLEKGGQGVGGAFTLAAYRQAFLVLFVCGVIAFLASLFTRETLARQ
- a CDS encoding insulinase family protein, with product MSPEYGFELIHERDIHEIKTHGRMYEHTRTGAKLLYLLNEDENKVFGITFRTPPADSTGLPHILEHSVLCGSRKYPLKEPFVELLKGSLQTFLNAFTYPDRTCYPVASQNRQDFLNLIDVYLDAVLHPRLTETTLKQEGWHFELEEPGAPLQFKGVVFNEMKGAYSSPDNLLGTYTLQELFPGNPYAFDAGGDPRVIPRLTYEHFLAFHHRYYHPSNARIFVYGDMAPEEMMPVLQGYLEDFDRLPVESAIPLQQPFSGPRQVVRPIVAGKEPDSASKGMVTINWLLGETTQKELNFALHILEYILLGMPGSPLRRALIESSLGEDLAGEGLGTELRQIYFATGLKGIDPDHTSRLEALVLDTLKSLARGGIDPSMTEAALNTIEFRLRENNSGHYPRGLLLMLRSLTTWLYDGDPFSLLAFEEPLETVKSLAKGEKGYFEDLLTEHFIDNPHRVTLTLKPDPELGERREKAEAAELERFQQGLDQRQLQELADQSKSLKTEQTRPDPPEHLAAIPRLRLQDLDTQNKLIPATSQDLDGVPLLCHELPTNGIIYLDLGFDLHALPPDSLPLVPLFSRALLEMGTSKEDFAALSRRISARTGGIRPERFLSAKKDRREAAARLFLRAKALPHQIPELVAILKDILLEPALENQERFRQMTLEEKARAEHHLIPAGHQAVALRLKAHFSEAHRAAESMGGIGYILFLRALARDVQTDWPKVLVQLERIRQTLISRRLLQLNLTAEEGLLEQAKASLGALTADIPDRAVEEAPWNWERLPSAEGMTVPSQVNYVGKGTDLFQTGYRFHGSALVIARYLRNAWLWNQVRVLGGAYGAFCSLERFSGALTFVSYRDPNIVPTLKAFDASADFLKNRALADDEREKAIIGTIGELDSHLLPDAKGFVSLLRTLTGDTDASRQQMREEILGTEQRHFREFGDILEALRDSAYIKVLGAREAVDKVRSELPPNLDIVQIL
- the dusB gene encoding tRNA dihydrouridine synthase DusB, whose amino-acid sequence is MKGFRLGSLLLESCVVMAPLAGISDLAFRILARRHGAAMVTSEMVSAHGLIQGQKKTFSYMRTLDEEAPLAVQIFGADPAVMEEAARIAVGSGAAVLDINAGCPVRKVVKTGAGGALLKEPALFERILARVRRCCPVPLTVKMRTGWSHRSREVLDLARIAEGCGVDAVTVHGRSVSQGFCGNADWDVIGEVKARLHIPVIGNGDITEPIHAIAMMEKTGCDGVMIGRAAIGNPWIFGQVRALGAGLAATAPGLDERREAILTHFELLSKLEGGTRAARRMRGLLLWYTKSLPFSSRFRGAITSITDTSSLMDALDLFLDKLTAAGAAH